A window of Loxodonta africana isolate mLoxAfr1 chromosome 3, mLoxAfr1.hap2, whole genome shotgun sequence genomic DNA:
CAAAAAGGAGCAACGTGGGAATACAGAGACAGTACCTGCTGAAAGAGGCTACCACACCAACTCTAAGGAAACAGGTATAAGGAAAATGTAGTAGAGCTTTTTAGGATGTGGTAAACTTTACTGATCATTATTagaaaaacctaaaaataaaGCCAGATGGGAAATCAGGACAGTGGTTTAGGATCCTCCACTCTCCTCCCAGCATCACAGAGCAAAGTATAGAAGGGTGAATCTGGAGGAAGGACACAACAGCTTATCAACAAACACATATAACCAACTTTATGGTGTGCAGGGCAGAATCAGTGGCAATTCATTGACAAAATTCTACCCTTCCCTGTGGAAATCCAGGTTTGACGCACAATCAATGGACCTCATGTGCAGCAAACACCTGCCGATAGAGTCATGCATtatggaaaaattttaaacaggtttcagcagagattccagactaaggtggactagtttgaaaggcctggcaatccactcccTAAACTCAGTCAGTGGATGATCCACTCCCAAAACTCACGAAGATATGATCCACAATGTCTCAtgcagatggtgcagggctgggtaatattttcttccatgtacatggggtcaccatgtgtcagggaCGCAACTCAAAAGCAGCTGACAGCAACATGATGTAGAGGGAGAAGGTATGAGAAGAAACATCATCAGGAATACTGGGAAAACCACTTACAGCTGCTAGGGTATGTTCTCTCATATCTTTCCCATTGTGAGCTCTGATCACTTTGAGATCTTCAGCACCTGCTTAGGAGGAGTAAAAGACCCACAATGAACCAGTCATATTTGAAGAAGAGTCTAAAGACCAGTAGTTCTCACATTGGCTGAAAATTAAAACTGCCTGTGGTGCTTTAAAAATCTTATGCTCAAGCCACACACCATTACAATAAAATCAGAATCCATAGAGGTGGGACCAAAGCGTCAATTTGTTTAGCTTCCTAGATGATTCCATTATGAAGTCAAGGTTTAGGACCAGTGAAATGCATTCTCACACATAACCTGCGTACATGGTTCTCTTAGACACAAAAGTACTTTGGGTAATAGACATGAATTACGGTAAAGGATGAAGATTCTAAGTACATAAAAATAGAGTTGTGCATTATACCAAAAATCTTGGGTCACAGAAGACAAGCTACAGATGGCTCCATAGCTAAAATGGGACTTAAACAAGCAGGTTGACATATCCCAGAATACTGCCACTGATCCAAAAAAGATGTGACAAAGGAAGCAATGTTCAGATATGAAATTTTGAGATTGAAATCTCTGAAAGCTACAAAAATTATGTAACCAAGAGGCAATATTTACAGTTGTAGATTTTAGGTTTTGCCACAATTTACAacccacacaccaaaaaaaatgaCACAAGTGTTGATATCAGGCTGTTCTGCTGAGGAGCCTCCGCAGGGCCCTCTTGATATctctgttcctcaggctgtagatgaagGGATTCAGCATGGGGGTGACCACACTGTACATCACTGAGGACACAGCACACTTCCTGGGAGAAGATGAGACAGCTGAACTGAGGTACACTCCAATGCCTgttccataaaataaacaaacaactgaCAGGTGAGAGCCACAGCTGGAAAAGGCTTTATACTTCCTACCAGAAGAGGAGACTCTCAGAATGGAGGAAACATTTCGAGTGTAAGAGAAAAGGATCCCTGAGAATGGAACACAACCAAAGATGGCACCAATACAATACAATAATATGATATAGATGGAGGTGTCAGAACATGCAAGGCTAAAGAGTTGAGTAGGGTCGCAGAAAAAATGAGGGATTTTCACATCTGTGCAGAAGGTAAGTTGTGACACCATTGAAATGTGCAGCTGGGAGTCCAAAAGGCTGATGAAAAAAGATACCAAAAGTAGCAAGCCACAGAGGCGAGGGTTCATGATGACTATGTAGTGCAGGGGGCGACAGATGGCCACAAACCGGTCATAAGCCATCACTGTGAGGAGCAGATCGTCCAGACATGCAAAGACATAAAAAAAGGACATTTGTGTCAGGCAGCCGCCATAGGTGATGGTTTTGCTCTGTGCCTGGATGTTCACTAGCATCTTTGGGACTGTGCTGGAAATGAAAACGATGTCAGCCAAGGacaggttggagaggaagaagtacatgggggtgtggagatgGGAGTCAGAGGTGACAGCCAGGATGATGAGTAGGTTCCCAGTCACAGTGATCAGGTACATGGACAGGAACAGCCCAAAGAGGAGGGGCTGCAGTTCTGGATCCTCTGAGAGGCCCAGGAGGAGGAATTCTGAGACACCTGTTAGATTCTGTGGCTCCATGTACTTGCAACAGTTTTGGAAAAAGAGAAGAGGATTGTTAAAAGGAAACAGGTAAAGAGCCACCCAGTATCATGTCTGTATTTTGAATTTAAGAAACTCACAAGCCCGCAAACTCACGTGTTCACGCTTAAGAACCTAATACCCCAGTACTTTTCAGCAATATTACTCAGTTACAGCAAACCCAGCCACTGTATTTCTCAAAGCCCTTCCCTTATTGTCTGTCTTATTCACCTTCTTATGTACCAACCACTTTAGAGATGCTAGGCTAAAGAATGTTAAAATGGCAAGGACATTTTATGATAATGAGCTCATACAAAGCGCGAAATATCACCCCCTCCATGAGAGAAACGTATGCAACAAGAAATACcccttttttaagaaaaaatcatTTCAATTAAAGGACAATAAGAAGTACTTTCCGTTCCAgggtgtgcaaacagttaacacactgggctgctaGGCAAAaggagtctgcccagaggcacctcagaagtaaggcctggtgatctacttctgaaaaatcagtcattgaaaacccaatggagcatagttctactctgacatgcagagtgtcaccatgggtcagaatttcCTCAAAGGAAGCTGGTTGTTCTTTTTAAGGAGCAGTCAAATGTACTTTATTTACCCAAGTCCAGTGCTATGAATTCCCTTGTTTTGGTATATTTATAAAACAACATATACAGGATAAGaacacatgttaaaaaaaaaatcgccatcaagttcattccaactcatggcaactccatgtgttaaagaatagaactgctccacagagttttcatggccttaatctttatgtaagcagatcaccaggtctttcctccatcACACTAAAAAGTAcaatcaaaccaccaacctttatgttagtagttgAGCTCAAAACATTGGCTTTACCCAGGGACCTCATTGGCTGGATTCTGAATTAAAATAACATGTCATACTCAGAGTTTATTTGTCAAACGTCTTCACAGGTTTTCGTCATTCTTTGGTTTTCTGTCATCCATCTTATATGGAGATACATGGTCATTCAAATATGTGGGTCACCtttaaaaaccttttaaagtATATATCCTCTCCCTTGGCTTATTGGACATCAAATtttgataactaaaaaaaaaattttttaagtgtttGATAAATGTTCAAATCATTACAACATTGCTGATTCCAAAGATGGCATTAGTGTAAAATACCCCAATGATTAAACAATTTACTTTTCAGAAATACTCTGttcctatttttcactgtatAGATACTGGTATTTCCATCAATGCTGTACCATCTCAGGGAAATGTCTGGTGTTCAGCTGGCTTTTTCCTTTATCTGTTTCCATCATTTATTGCCTTGATAAAAGGTTGTAGTGTTTCTCATCCTAAATGTTCAGAAAGCATTGTTTCCTTATCAAATCAACACACTTACTTACATTTGAGGAAGTTACGACCAGGGACATTCCAAAACCAGGTTTGAAACCCAGTCATCTTAGGCCAACTTAAGAGCTTTCCAAGTCAATCTTTCCTTACTGGCGGGATTGGAATTCACCTCATTTAGCTCCCTGGTGGCAACACACTTCTTGATTTCTATTGGTAGGCCTAATATGACCTCGTTTGGCCTATTTTCTTAATTCACAGTTCAACTCACTGGGTTGTAAGAGGAAGGATCAATGGTTCAGTCTCCATttgttcatataaaaaaaaaatcattcatctCTGGTTGAGGAGACAGAATCCTGGAATAGGAGTCATAAGGGCAAGGTCCAAATCCCATATCTGTCACACAATGAATCTGGAGTGCAGGTAAATCTTTCAACCACTCTTACCTGGAAATAGAGGGAATAATACCCATTGCTAGGAAGCGTATGGCAGCTAACAAAGGTGtggcacttaataaatacttgGACAATGTTTTTTCAACAGAATTTGAATCAATATGACAGAAGTAGGTTTATTGTTGAAATATAATCCcagttttatttgattatgtgGGAAAAACAGAAGTCTAATATGTCCCAGAAAATTTGAGCATAGAATTTATTGAAATCACAAGATGTGCCTAGATTCACCCAGTAAGATTTACTTTCCCCTTCTCTTCCtccatttttcctttttagttttcaGTTTTATGAAAATCTCCACAACTTTCTGAAAATAATTGAATGTTATACACTCTACTAAATGCATAGGTCCCATAGGAACCCATGATATAGATATATTCATGCCTTTTTTAACCTTGTCTCATGTCTTATGGGACATTCTTGGAGGGATGAAAGCATAGACAGGAAGGCACTCAGTGTGGAGGCAGTACAGCCACTGATCTGATCCTGTAAACCAAGGAACAAAGGAACCAAGGGTCTAGTCCACATTTAATGCAGATTTATTGTCGTTGTGGTTGTAGCCTACTCTGTGCTAAGCACAGGATATGCTCTGGGGAATCAGAAATTAATGAAACTCAGTTGTTTACTTCCAAGTATTCTATATCTGCTTGTATAAGaatggaaataaaattatcttaTAAGGATCCAGACAAAACAAACCTATCAGATCACAGGATACATTAGTTGAATGGTATGAAGCTTTATctcatttataataataataatgtgtgAAATTAATGTACCCTGCCTATATGCATCCATCACATATTTAATCACATATGTAATATGCATTATCTGTTCAGTCCTTAGAGCAATGCAGATCTCTCAGTCTATCAGCTGTGGAACAACTCAAATGGCAACATAGAGTCTGAGAGATACTAAAAACTTACCCCATGGCATACAGATCATAAGTAGCACAGACAGGATTTACAATTAAGTTGTAAGTCACTGAGCCCATGCATTAACCATCTTCACTCTGTTTCCTCATATTTCAAAAAGTTTAAAGATAAAGTCCAGTACTTAACCAAAAATACATCTAAGCTACACCCTGAACTTACTCCAGCTTCCTGATGAGGAGTGGAACTCAAGATCTTGTCTTTCTGTCTACGATACTGAGATGGGCTAAATTACAATGAGGAAAGGAAGCAGACACCTGAGTTAAATTTCAGGTGAAGGGGAAAGGAGAGACCTATCCTATTTATCATCTGTGAACTCCTGATGTGATCTTCTGTATTCACAACTATCCTTCTGAAAGTGGAGACACCGAGAGGCACTCACTGCTGTCCACCGTGGTCTAGCAGGGCCCTCACTAAGGAGCACTGTGAGCAGGGGGTCTCTGTGTGGAGAGACCAAAGAAGTGGAATGGCACTGTGGATGGCAGAGGAGAGTATGCCCAGGTGCCCTGTGTCTCGTGTGACACTGCCTGAATTCAAACCTGGCTTCAACATTTTCTGGCCCATGACCTGGAACAAGTTACAAGAAAAGACTGTGCTCATTTTCTCTTCTATGAAATGACATATTGTGTGTTGCTCTTTTCTAGGTGTAGTTgtgcagaaaaaagaaacaagttaCACAGAAAACTTAGGTCAGATCTTGGCACTGGGCAGCCTTCAAAAGACTTCCATAATACTATGGTGTCTATCAACATCCTCATCATTATCGTTACATCATTATCAACTATATCTTGTTGAACTCCCTAGGAGACAGCTGAGAGGGGCCCATTTCTCATTCTGGTGGGGACATACCAATGGGAGCCAGTACCAATGTAGGAGAAATTAAAAATCTAAATGAGCCTTCTCAAACCTCTACCAAAACCAGGAGCAGAAATTTCACAAACCTCTGAGCTGAAACTTAGCATTTCAGGGCCTCTCATCTGGCCATCCCAAGTGTGCTGCTTGTCCTGATGAGTAGGAAACAATGCTCCCAAGCCCCTCTGGGTCCACTGTTTCCCAAGGCACTCACTGGATTGCACTGGGTCTCTGCTGGGGCATTACCAAGGAGTATGGGTCCACCAACACTCCCCTGCCTGGTGGAAAATGACAGTTGAGCCTTCTTCCTCAGGACTGACTCACAGGAAGAGAGATTCAGACGTGGGCTTCCTGATTCAAAGAACCACTGCAGAGAAGAGACACAGCTATGAAGTTCACTGGACTGGAAAGAGCAAACTGAAGGCCTTGAGGTCACTGGCGGGATATTTACACTTGTATCGCTTTGGTAGCTCAATGCCCAGAGCTCACAATTAGCCAGATTGGTTCATTTTATTCCAATCTCTGAAGACTTGTTACCATACATGaaacagaaagaggaaaaatTGAATTTTCCTGTTATCTGGGACCTGTCATTCTAAGGAGGAAGCCCACCTGTATACTGCACCTCTAACTTCTAAGTTGTACAGCCCTTAAGATAAAAATcactttttctttcaatttttcaaTCTAATCAATCTGTGATCTAATATTCTCAAACCCATTGAATGAACCATGTAATTTAGGGAGGATTAAGCATTCTAtaaaagtcctggtggcacactggttaaagtactcagctgccaacagaaagtttggcaaAGGGAAACACTTAGgcactgcacaggagaaagagctatcaatttgctcccataaagattacaccctagaaaactctacagggcagttctactctgtggcatGGGGTCCTTaagagtcaaaattaactcaacaGTACTTAACAATAACAAAAGCAGTTCTTCTATACCAAGAATCtgatattattttcattttctgaatTAATTTTGTGTCATGAAGGAGAACGCCCTATCTTCTTTCTGTAGCCCTTGCATGTCGTCTGGGGTTTTATGTGTTGGCAATATATGTTTTTTGCTAATTTGAATGACAGCTCCAGTTCTAATTTTTCTGTGTAGTTAATATATGTTGatactttaaaaaacaatttattctgttgtacttatTTGGTAACACTGATCCTTCACCTAAATACCTTTATTGGCCTAAGGGAAGGCTGTATTCACAATGTTGGCAAGGGCTGCAGTCACCTCAAGGTTTGACTGGAAGAGGACTTGATTCCAAGGTCACTCAGGTGTCAGTGGGCAGGATTTGTTC
This region includes:
- the LOC100666230 gene encoding olfactory receptor 7E24-like; its protein translation is MEPQNLTGVSEFLLLGLSEDPELQPLLFGLFLSMYLITVTGNLLIILAVTSDSHLHTPMYFFLSNLSLADIVFISSTVPKMLVNIQAQSKTITYGGCLTQMSFFYVFACLDDLLLTVMAYDRFVAICRPLHYIVIMNPRLCGLLLLVSFFISLLDSQLHISMVSQLTFCTDVKIPHFFCDPTQLFSLACSDTSIYIILLYCIGAIFGCVPFSGILFSYTRNVSSILRVSSSGRKYKAFSSCGSHLSVVCLFYGTGIGVYLSSAVSSSPRKCAVSSVMYSVVTPMLNPFIYSLRNRDIKRALRRLLSRTA